In Rutidosis leptorrhynchoides isolate AG116_Rl617_1_P2 chromosome 2, CSIRO_AGI_Rlap_v1, whole genome shotgun sequence, one genomic interval encodes:
- the LOC139889584 gene encoding uncharacterized protein — protein MKIMSYNIRVFGVGPDSKLGQTKKIIRDEKPLFLAIQETKLHLVDRDWIVALWGNTDCEFIQREMMGKSGGQLLIWDTQVFEATDVISLDRVIGIRGTWKADGSILNILNVYGPHENALKKKLWESLGKVIESRDEAWVVCGDFNEVRYETERFNCEFKESRAKRFNEFIANSNLLDIPLGIDYLQE, from the coding sequence ATGAAGATTATGTCTTATAACATCAGAGTGTTCGGGGTAGGTCCTGATAGCAAGCTGGGACAGACGAAAAAAATAATTCGAGATGAAAAACCTCTCTTTCTTGCAATTCAAGAAACAAAGTTACACCTGGTGGATCGTGATTGGATTGTAGCACTTTGGGGGAATACAGACTGTGAATTCATTCAGAGAGAGATGATGGGAAAGTCGGGAGGTCAATTATTGATTTGGGACACACAGGTCTTTGAGGCAACTGATGTAATTTCTCTTGACAGAGTCATTGGCATAAGAGGTACTTGGAAGGCTGATGGGTCAATCCTAAATATACTTAATGTATATGGCCCTCATGAGAACGCTTTGAAGAAAAAACTTTGGGAATCTCTGGGTAAGGTAATAGAAAGTCGGGATGAAGCATGGGTAGTGTGTGGGGATTTCAATGAAGTTAGATACGAAACCGAAAGATTCAATTGTGAGTTTAAGGAAAGTAGAGCAAAGAGATTCAACGAGTTCATTGCTAATAGTAACTTATTGGATATCCCATTGGGGATCGATTATTTACAAGAGTGA